A genome region from Pseudorca crassidens isolate mPseCra1 chromosome 20, mPseCra1.hap1, whole genome shotgun sequence includes the following:
- the TYROBP gene encoding TYRO protein tyrosine kinase-binding protein isoform X2, whose protein sequence is MGGLGPSNRLLSLLTVGGLSLVQAHADCSCSSVSPGMLAGIVLGDLVLTLLIALAVYSLGRLVPRGRGPTEVTRKQHITETESPYQELQGQRTDVYSSLNTQRPY, encoded by the exons ATGGGGGGCCTTGGACCTTCCAACAGGCTCCTGTCTCTCCTGACTGTGGGTG gTCTCAGCCTCGTTCAGGCCCACGCAG ACTGCAGCTGCTCCTCGGTGAGCCCCGGCATGCTGGCAGGGATCGTGCTGGGGGACCTGGTGCTCACCCTCCTCATCGCCCTGGCCGTGTACTCCCTGGGTCGGCTGGTCCCTCGGGGGCGAGGGCCCACGGAGG TGACCCGGAAACAGCACATCACTGAGACAGAGTCGCCTTATCAG GAGCTCCAAGGCCAGAGGACAGATGTCTACAGCAGCCTCAACACACAGAGGCCATATTAA
- the LRFN3 gene encoding leucine-rich repeat and fibronectin type-III domain-containing protein 3 codes for MAVLPLLLCLLPLAPASSPPQPATPNLCPRRCRCQTQSLPLSVLCPGAGLLFVPPSLDRRAAELRLADNFIATVRRRDLANMTGLLHLSLSRNTIRHVAAGAFADLRALRALHLDGNRLTSLGEGQLRGLVNLRHLILSNNQLAALAAGALDDCAETLEDLDLSYNNLEQLPWEALGRLGNVNTLGLDHNLLASVPAGAFSRLHKLARLDMTSNRLTTIPPDPLFSRLPLLARPRGSPASALVLAFGGNPLHCNCELVWLRRLAREDDLEACASPPALGGRYFWAVGEEEFVCEPPVVTHRSPPLAVPAGRPAALRCRAVGDPEPRVRWVSPQGRLLGNSSRARAFPNGTLELLVTEPGDGGIFTCIAANAAGEATAAVELTVGPPPPPQLANSTSCDPPRDGDPDALTPPSAASVSASSKAADAGPPTDRGVQVTEHGATAALVQWPDQRPIPGIRMYQIQYNSSADDILVYRMIPADSSSFLLTDLASGRTYDLCVLAVYEDGATGLTATRPVGCHRFSTEPALRPCGAPHAPFLGGTMIIALGGVIVASVLVFIFVLLMRYKVHGGQPPGKTKAPAPVSSVCSQTNGALGPTLAPPAPEPAAPRAHTVVQLDCEPWGPSHEPTGP; via the exons ATGGCCGTCCTCCCTCTGCTCCTCTGCCTGCTGCCGCTGGCCCCCGCCTCGTCTCCACCCCAGCCAGCCACACCCAACCTGTGTCCCCGCCGCTGCCGCTgccagacacagtccctgcccctaAGCGTGCTGTGCCCGGGGGCAGGCCTTCTGTTCGTTCCACCTTCGCTGGACCGCCGGGCGGCCGAGCTGCGCCTGGCGGACAACTTCATCGCGACCGTGCGGCGCCGTGACCTGGCCAACATGACGGGCCTGCTGCACCTGAGCTTGTCACGCAACACCATCCGCCACGTGGCCGCCGGCGCCTTCGCTGACCTTCGCGCCCTGCGCGCTCTGCACCTGGACGGCAACCGGCTGACCTCGCTGGGTGAGGGGCAGCTGCGCGGCCTGGTCAACTTACGCCACCTCATCCTGAGCAACAACCAGCTGGCAGCGCTGGCGGCTGGGGCCCTGGACGACTGCGCTGAGACACTCGAGGACCTCGACCTCTCCTACAACAACCTTGAACAGCTGCCCTGGGAGGCGTTGGGCCGCCTGGGCAACGTCAACACGCTGGGCCTCGACCACAACCTACTGGCTTCCGTGCCCGCCGGCGCCTTTTCCCGCCTGCACAAGCTGGCACGGCTGGACATGACCTCCAACCGCCTAACCACCATCCCACCCGACCCACTCTTCTCCCGCCTGCCGCTGCTGGCCAGGCCCCGCGGCTCCCCCGCGTCTGCCCTGGTGCTGGCCTTTGGCGGGAACCCCCTGCACTGCAACTGCGAGCTGGTGTGGCTCCGGCGGCTGGCGCGGGAGGACGACCTCGAGGCCTGCGCCTCCCCACCGGCCCTGGGTGGCCGCTACTTCTGGGCTGTGGGTGAGGAGGAGTTTGTGTGCGAGCCCCCCGTGGTGACACACCGTTCGCCACCCCTGGCCGTGCCTGCCGGTCGGCCAGCCGCCCTGCGCTGCCGGGCAGTGGGCGACCCCGAGCCCCGTGTGCGCTGGGTGTCACCCCAGGGCCGGCTGCTGGGCAACTCGAGCCGAGCTCGCGCCTTCCCTAACGGGACGCTGGAGCTGCTGGTCACCGAGCCGGGCGATGGCGGCATCTTTACCTGCATCGCGGCCAATGCAGCTGGCGAGGCCACGGCTGCTGTGGAGCTGACCGTgggccccccgccgcccccccagCTAGCCAACAGCACAAGCTGCGACCCCCCGCGGGACGGGGATCCTGATGCCCTCACCCCGCCCTCTGCTGCCTCGGTCTCTGCCTCCTCCAAGGCGGCTGACGCAGGGCCCCCTACCGACCGTGGCGTCCAGGTGACTGAGCATGGGGCCACAGCTGCTCTAGTCCAGTGGCCAGATCAGCGGCCTATCCCAGGCATCCGTATGTACCAAATCCAGTACAACAGCTCAGCCGACGACATCCTCGTCTACAG GATGATCCCAGCTGACAGCAGCTCCTTCCTGTTGACGGACCTGGCATCAGGCCGCACCTACGATCTGTGTGTGCTAGCCGTGTACGAGGACGGCGCCACGGGGCTGACAGCCACACGGCCTGTGGGCTGCCACCGCTTCTCCACTGAGCCAGCGCTGCGGCCGTGCGGGGCCCCGCACGCACCCTTCCTGGGCGGCACTATGATCATCGCACTGGGTGGTGTTATCGTGGCCTCGGTACTGGTCTTCATCTTCGTGCTGCTCATGCGCTACAAGGTGCACGGTGGCCAACCCCCGGGCAAGACCAAGGCACCTGCGCCTGTCAGCAGCGTTTGCTCCCAGACCAATGGCGCCCTGGGCCCCACGCTGGCCCCGCCGGCTCCTGAGCCGGCCGCACCCAGGGCCCACACCGTGGTCCAGCTGGACTGTGAGCCCTGGGGGCCCAGCCATGAACCCACGGGACCCTAG
- the TYROBP gene encoding TYRO protein tyrosine kinase-binding protein isoform X1 yields MGGLGPSNRLLSLLTVGGLSLVQAHADCSCSSVSPGMLAGIVLGDLVLTLLIALAVYSLGRLVPRGRGPTEAVTRKQHITETESPYQELQGQRTDVYSSLNTQRPY; encoded by the exons ATGGGGGGCCTTGGACCTTCCAACAGGCTCCTGTCTCTCCTGACTGTGGGTG gTCTCAGCCTCGTTCAGGCCCACGCAG ACTGCAGCTGCTCCTCGGTGAGCCCCGGCATGCTGGCAGGGATCGTGCTGGGGGACCTGGTGCTCACCCTCCTCATCGCCCTGGCCGTGTACTCCCTGGGTCGGCTGGTCCCTCGGGGGCGAGGGCCCACGGAGG CAGTGACCCGGAAACAGCACATCACTGAGACAGAGTCGCCTTATCAG GAGCTCCAAGGCCAGAGGACAGATGTCTACAGCAGCCTCAACACACAGAGGCCATATTAA